From a region of the Malania oleifera isolate guangnan ecotype guangnan chromosome 12, ASM2987363v1, whole genome shotgun sequence genome:
- the LOC131144828 gene encoding non-specific lipid-transfer protein 3-like produces the protein MAGKVAKLTCTYTVVVLAWAAAVMAPYAAEAAVTCGTVMQHVFPCAPFMMMSGWGGSPSETCCNEMRALGGDSTDSAERRDTCLCLKSIVNQVSYIDPNLAETVLNACGLTRQFPFLSFSRTADCDK, from the coding sequence atggctGGCAAAGTGGCGAAGCTCACCTGCACCTACACGGTGGTCGTCCTCGCATGGGCTGCGGCGGTGATGGCGCCCTACGCGGCCGAAGCAGCAGTGACGTGTGGCACCGTGATGCAGCATGTCTTCCCGTGCGCCCCGTTCATGATGATGAGCGGGTGGGGGGGAAGTCCGTCGGAAACGTGCTGCAACGAGATGAGGGCCCTCGGCGGCGATTCGACGGACTCGGCGGAGCGCCGGGACACCTGCCTCTGCCTGAAATCAATCGTCAACCAAGTGTCCTACATCGATCCTAACTTGGCAGAGACCGTCCTCAATGCCTGCGGCCTCACTCGGCAGTTTCCCTTCCTCAGCTTCTCTAGGACCGCCGACTGCGACAAGTAA
- the LOC131144808 gene encoding ACT domain-containing protein ACR4-like: MDCWAPSLNVEEEFNKLVIRMNPPRVSVDNTSSRKATLIQVHSANRRGSLLEVVQVLTDLNLIIKRAYISSDGEWFMDVFHVTDQHGNKLSKDDVAERIQQSLGPRAWSFRSLRRSVGVQAATEHTAIELTGIDRPGLLSEVFAVLTDLKCNVVGAEVWTHNSRMASVVYITDEAGGLPINDSDRLAKIKQLLIYVLKGNRDRRSANTVVSLGSTHTERRLHQMMYADRDYDVDALNCGSSSERSKPLITVENCADKRYTVVNLRCQDRPKLLFDTVCTLTDMQYVVFHATVIAEGPEAYQEYYIRHMDGLPISSEAETQRLIHCLEAAVKRRNSEGIRLELCCDDRIGLLSDVTRIFRENGLSVTRAEVTTRGSQATNAFYVTDVTGDPVKSETIEAVRKEIGLTILRVKDDGYSKSPPQDSGKFSLSSLFRSRSEKFLYNLGLIKSYS, translated from the exons ATGGATTGCTGGGCTCCTTCTCTCAACGTCGAGGAGGAATTTAACAAGCTTGTGATTCGAATGAACCCGCCCAG GGTTTCTGTTGATAATACCTCAAGCAGGAAAGCCACACTGATTCAG GTTCATAGTGCAAATAGGCGCGGCAGTTTGTTAGAGGTGGTCCAGGTTCTTACTGATTTAAATCTTATCATTAAAAGGGCTTACATTTCTTCAGACGGAGAGTGGTTCATGGATG TATTCCATGTTACAGATCAACATGGCAATAAGCTGTCCAAAGATGATGTTGCTGAACGCATTCAACAG TCATTGGGACCAAGAGCATGGAGTTTCCGTTCCTTGAGAAGGTCTGTGGGTGTTCAAGCTGCCACAGAACACACAGCTATTGAACTAACTGGAATTGACCGGCCAGGTCTCCTTTCAGAGGTTTTCGCTGTTCTTACGGACCTCAAGTGTAATGTGGTAGGTGCAGAAGTCTGGACCCATAATTCAAGAATGGCATCTGTTGTATATATCACAGATGAGGCAGGTGGGTTGCCAATCAACGATTCTGATCGGCTTGCTAAGATCAAACAGCTTCTCATCTATGTGTTAAAAGGGAATAGAGATAGGCGGAGTGCCAATACTGTGGTTTCGCTGGGTTCCACACATACTGAAAGGAGGTTGCATCAGATGATGTATGCTGATAGGGATTACGATGTGGATGCCTTAAATTGTGGGTCCTCGAGTGAACGGAGCAAGCCtcttataactgtagagaattgTGCAGATAAGAGATATACCGTAGTGAACTTGAGGTGCCAAGATCGTCCAAAGCTACTCTTTGATACAGTTTGTACATTGACTGATATGCAGTACGTGGTATTTCATGCCACTGTCATTGCTGAAGGACCAGAAGCTTATCAG GAATATTATATAAGGCATATGGATGGGTTACCTATTAGCTCTGAAGCAGAGACTCAAAGGTTAATCCATTGCCTGGAGGCTGCTGTTAAGAGGCGAAATTCCGAG GGTATTAGACTTGAACTTTGTTGCGACGACAGGATTGGGCTTCTATCTGATGTTACTCGCATATTTAGAGAAAATGGTCTTTCTGTGACTCGGGCCGAGGTAACAACCCGGGGTTCCCAAGCTACGAATGCCTTCTATGTAACTGATGTAACGGGGGATCCCGTTAAGAGTGAAACAATTGAGGCAGTGCGAAAAGAGATTGGTCTGACAATACTTCGGGTGAAGGATGATGGCTACTCCAAGTCTCCTCCCCAGGACAGTGGAAAATTCTCTTTGAGCAGCCTCTTCCGCTCAAGATCAGAGAAGTTCCTCTACAACTTGGGATTGATAAAGTCATATTCTTAA